The Scleropages formosus chromosome 3, fSclFor1.1, whole genome shotgun sequence genome contains the following window.
tacaaaaaaaaacatgatcgaaatacatttttcttttttaacattacCCACTGGATTTTTTGTCAAAGAGAGACAGTCAACTAAGACACTTAACCTCACTGAGAGAGCCCTGCCGACGAAAGCTAAGGTTTGGTCACGTAGGCGGCCAATTTTGTAGGCAGTGGTGTTGGCATATCCTGCACGGCATGCTGGGAATGGAGATCACTGGGGTGGAGTCAAAGCCCTTTGTTGAAGTACACGTAGCGGACGGCGTCTCCATGCTGGGAAACGATGGCGTCTCGCAGTTCAGGCTCCAACTTGGACACGGCCATAGAGCTGAAAACCGAAAATGGGAGGAGTGGTTTGGCGGTCGGTTCAGCGGTTCTTGTTCGGTGAGGGAGGACAAAGGTCATGAGAGCATAAGCAAAAAATTGAGGAATGTGCTGAGAGGACACTGGGATGCTTACCATCTCTgagggaacaaggagcaggCAGCGGGAACCATGAACACGAGGCTGGACGGGGACACATTGGacatagaaggaaaaaaaggagggaaaaggaggaaaaaaggagggaaaacattttcatcatttgcaCATTCGTGAAACCAATCACACTTCTTAGAATGAGCCTGTTTGTTAAAAGTGGTGAAAATCAACAGTGaatttgtaaattaaattttatttcccCTCTGCGAACTGTCCTCTAGCTACGGTCACGAAGAGGGCGAAGCGGTGATGCACTGCAGTTACTGAGTGGTCCTGAGCAAAAAGCTCCAGGTTTGGATCCCTAACGTCGCTCTGAGACGAGGTTCGAGGTGCCAAAGCTGGACTTCTTCACGGGACGCACACGAGCGAGGCGTAAAAGCTGCCACTTGTGAAAATCACCCAGCATCAGGGAGTCTTCAGCAACTACACCGTACGTTTGTTCCACCGCGTAGTGCTTTGGGAAcgcaaagcaaaaaacaaaaagtcgcCAGCAGGCTACACAAATTGCTTGCTTTACGCAACGAGCGCTTGAAGGCATCGTCACACCGAGGAAGCAGGGAGGACGGCAGACGCGTTTACTCACAACACTCCCACCATCATCACTTGCAAAGGCCCGTGGAGGAACGTGATTCTCTgcggaacaaacaaacatgacCGTGTCACCGTGGGAGGAGTCAAAGCTCACTTCCAGGGATGACCGCGACAGGACAGGAACCGGACGGATCCCCCGCGTAGGCCCCGGGTAGTCCTGCTCGGCTTGGTTTCAACCTTGCGCTTCACCGTGGCTGATTCCGGAAGCTTCTGCAGGGTTCTAACACCCTGATCAGAAAGGGTTCTTGGCCCGGGAGCCAACATGGGCACCAGATTAAATGTCAACTCATGTGGTAAATCCCCCGAGGCAGCCGCTCCCTCCCACCTCCCGTGCAAATAAACGTGGGAAATGCGTCACATGTCGGCGTCGCAGACTCACCTGCATGAACCTGTACTTCTCCAGCCTCTGCATTATAATGGGCAGGATGACTGCAAGAGGACACAAAGAGAGAGGAGCATCACTAGGTGGGTGGGTCACTGGGTCCCGTCCCCTTGCACATTTCCACATGGGGGAGGGGATCCATATCCAGATAGGACCCAGGACAAAAAAGGGTTCTGGATTCATTCCTACAACTACTCAGACATTACGTAATCCCAACACCAAACGTGCTATTGTTTAAAAACGACATAATATCCCCTGTGAGGTGTACAGGACTCAAAATCGGAGCATGTACAGCGAGGGAGGCAGGGATACGAAAACGTCCTCCGGAGTGGACAAAAACGAACAAATCTTAGGAGgatgtaaaataaacatcaatGTCCTGAAACAAGagtgcgcaaaaaaaaaaaaaaaatcaattaaagaCGGTGCGTTTGCGTGCACAGGCCCGTTCCCGCTCGTCAAGAGCTCTGGGgcattcccagcatgccttgctCCACCCCGCCCCAGTCACGAAGTCGTCGCGCTTACTCATTCCTGGAGCCGCCATGGTGACGCGAGAGATTACCACTTGCGTGATGCCCTTGACGGCAGCTTTCTGCAATATCGAGAGCGGGATCCCACCGTTATGACAGGTGCAGCCGGTCGTAAATGATAAACCGAAAACAGAACTGATAGCGATAAGCAGACTTTATACAtagaaactttcttttttttttttttttggccaagccAAGGTTGGGCTTTTTccttgttaataaaaaaaaaaaagctgaaaaaagtcACATATTAATCACTTAACAGCGGCAGATATAAGGACTAACGTTATTCCCAGGGAGAATGCCTTTTTAACCTTCTGCGCGAGTTCCCTGTTGCTATGGTGATCCCTTCGTGTGATGCGACGTCCCTCGTACGCTTACCTGAGAGTGTCCCAGCCTGTTCCCGTTTTCATCCGTGATGGCGATGCCGTTGAGGATCTCCCTGGATATGGACGGTGAACAGTGGGATACGGTTAAAAGTCAGCACCGAGTCTCAAAGTTCATGTTCTAAATGAAGATGAACCCTAGGACCGTCGGCTTCCCGTAACCTCCAAGCCTCCCTGTGCCAGAGCGCGGCACGCAATCCCCAATCCCTTGCAGAAAAGCCAGACAGGCACTGAGGCTCTCTCCTTCTGAGCCAATCAGGAGTTTTGTGGGAGGAGCTTTATATTACGAAGCTCTTCCGCAACAACCAATCAGATTACTAATAATCAAAGATCAGGCCTCACGCGGCAATTACTTCCAAAAGGAGTCAACGGTCTTCATCCTTAGACTTCGCCCACCATTACCACTGACATCACCCACAGCCACGCCCCCCGAACCGCAGGCCAGCCAATGAGAACGGCGACTCACTGTTGCCGCATCATGGGAATGTTCACGCAGTTGGCCGCCGCCACTGCGGCAAAAGGCACCCAGCGGGCCACTAGCGGAGGAGCTCTCTGTGGAAAGACACGGAGCCACACTGAGCAGTGCGAGAACTTCTGACGAGCACCATGTGATCCGGAATAGGAAGTGACATCACAGGGGCCGGAAACCTGATCCCAAGAGGCGCGGAGGAGAAGCGGACACCCCACCACATGGAGCCTGGTACAAATACCTTCCCGAACCACGTTCAGCCCATTCTCTACTCTCCCGTGAAAATCAGGAGGTCGGATGAGTCATGCGTCCAGCAGCAAAAAGGCTCCGATGGAGATGTGATGGAAGGGGAGCAGGTGGAGGAGAGCAAAGGTGATGGAAGAACGATACCTTGGTGTAGAGGTTCAGTCCCACAGCGGTGGCGAGCGCCGTGCTGGTGGCAGTGACATAAGCAACTCCGATCTGCCtgagggtagggtagggtagggtaggcgAGGCGAgagagagatagatagatatctcAGCTGTGTGGGTCTGGAACTCAAACTGAACGGGAACACGCTCCAGATGTCACGCCCTCCAACTCCTTTACACTTGCCGCACGAACATGAGGGAGATGCTTCATAAACTCTTATCCGCCGGGAGTTACAAGgcggcgagagagagagagagaggagacggAAGGAAGACCTACTTGGGCGTGATGGGCGAGGCGGCGTTGCGGTTGGTGTAGTTCACCAGGGCGTTGAAGGACTGGTTCACCCACTGCCAGAACACCACGGCCGGCACGGTcctgcgggggaggggggggacaagGTTCAGCAGGGCCTCAACGCCAGGCGGAGCGGGAGCGGCGCCCCCGGCAGCTCACCTGTAGAACTGCAGCATGAAGCCCGTGATGGCCATCCCCCCCGGCACCTGGAAGGACATCCTGCCGATCAGGTTCATGCGGTCGCCCGTGTCGGGGTGGAAGGCCGAGTCGTACAGCTTTTTGGCGTAGTACAGCTGCTCCTTGGTGGTGCCTGGGGGTAAAGTGCCGGCCCTGAGGGGGTGTgtgccgcacacacacacagtcagatgGAATGATATTAGGTTGGTGTGGCTGAATCTGAagccaaaatgttttttgattaGAGCAAAACAGCACAGAGAAGAGCATGAAGggtttgaatgaatgaatgaatgaatgaatgaaaaaatttgATTGATCCCAaagaaaactgtgaaaagaGGACGAAGACGGCGGGCCTTGACGCTAACTTCTGTCCGATTGTCCTGGACAGGAACGTGCTTTACGTTTCACAGGTAGAGCTGTTCTGATACCGGTCCGACGGAGAGTCGCAAGGTAAATCAAGGTAAAATGCTAAATTCGATGCCAAGAGCCTCATGTGCACTTTTCATGTACTTTTATATTGACGGTTTATTCTGCGAAATTTATTTCTGGATTATATCAGCGTTGAGTTCGCGTCCATTGAAGGATATTTTCAATCTGGACATCTATTCGTTCTTGTTTCCGTGTCCCGGAATGGGACGGGCACGGTGGGGAACGAACCCGTCCCGTAGACGGGCGAACCCGCGAAAGCAGAGTCGGGCGCCGGAGCGCGTCTGGTCGGCTCGAACCTGCAGCTCTCCACGAGCGCCTTGGCCTCGTCCAGCCGGGCGTCGGGCAGCAGCGCCGTGCGGCAGTCCGTGATGCTGAAGAAGTGCCAGAGCCTCCCCATGAAGGTGCCCTGGTCCCAGCGG
Protein-coding sequences here:
- the sfxn2 gene encoding sideroflexin-2 isoform X1 encodes the protein MNARARAHAPPPLRGSASRAPLALEVPRAPSQQLRARRPRGAGWAGSAHLAVRVHHAHFGSLCRSQPGPRRVKHRVTGSRTRGDGARRLRHRRPPLGPGHLHGEALALLQHHGLPHGAAARRPAGRGQGARGELQGRHFTPRHHQGAAVLRQKAVRLGLPPRHGRPHEPDRQDVLPGAGGDGHHGLHAAVLQDRAGRGVLAVGEPVLQRPGELHQPQRRLAHHAQRAPPLVARWVPFAAVAAANCVNIPMMRQQEILNGIAITDENGNRLGHSQKAAVKGITQVVISRVTMAAPGMIILPIIMQRLEKYRFMQRITFLHGPLQVMMVGVFLVFMVPAACSLFPQRCSMAVSKLEPELRDAIVSQHGDAVRYVYFNKGL
- the sfxn2 gene encoding sideroflexin-2 isoform X2, whose amino-acid sequence is MELGGFDIDAPRWDQGTFMGRLWHFFSITDCRTALLPDARLDEAKALVESCRAGTLPPGTTKEQLYYAKKLYDSAFHPDTGDRMNLIGRMSFQVPGGMAITGFMLQFYRTVPAVVFWQWVNQSFNALVNYTNRNAASPITPKQIGVAYVTATSTALATAVGLNLYTKRAPPLVARWVPFAAVAAANCVNIPMMRQQEILNGIAITDENGNRLGHSQKAAVKGITQVVISRVTMAAPGMIILPIIMQRLEKYRFMQRITFLHGPLQVMMVGVFLVFMVPAACSLFPQRCSMAVSKLEPELRDAIVSQHGDAVRYVYFNKGL